A genomic window from Terriglobia bacterium includes:
- a CDS encoding MFS transporter: MTSAAGGREARIRRKLRGRLLPFLFVLYIVAFLDRINIGFAALTMNQELGITSRQFGLLAGIFFVGYFLFEIPSNLLLHKIGARVWIARILLTWGMVAVLTGLAHSVAQLYVLRFLLGVAEAGFFPGMILYLTYWFRQREQAQTLALFLTGLPVTSIVGAPLSGLILDHVHWLGISSWRWLLVLEGIPAVVCGVLTYFLLPSRPAEAKFLTAEEKEWLLGELQREEEQKRGAHPVSALQALTHGRVWHLAGTYFALMIGLYSMGFWMPQTVKALSGRYSNSVVGVLVMVPYLVGLLGMLLVSWSSDRRGERRYHTAIPVLAGGLALMLLGTTRSPFFSMALLALVIVGIYSFLGPFWSLPSEFLTGFSAASGIAFINSVGNLGGIAGPWAIGAISQTQWGVTGGFAAVGVSLFAGAGLVLLLPKDTPAPATG, translated from the coding sequence TTGACGAGTGCGGCGGGCGGAAGGGAAGCGCGGATTCGGCGCAAGCTGCGCGGGCGGCTGCTGCCGTTTCTGTTCGTGCTGTACATCGTGGCGTTTCTGGACCGCATCAACATCGGCTTTGCGGCGCTGACGATGAACCAGGAGTTGGGGATCACGAGCCGGCAGTTCGGGCTGCTGGCGGGGATTTTCTTCGTCGGGTACTTCCTGTTTGAAATTCCCAGCAATCTGCTGCTGCATAAGATCGGGGCGCGGGTGTGGATTGCGCGGATCCTGCTGACGTGGGGGATGGTGGCGGTGCTGACGGGGCTGGCGCACAGCGTGGCGCAGTTGTACGTGCTGCGCTTTCTGCTGGGAGTGGCGGAGGCCGGTTTTTTCCCGGGGATGATTCTGTATCTGACCTACTGGTTCCGGCAGCGGGAGCAGGCGCAGACGCTGGCGCTGTTCCTGACGGGGTTGCCGGTGACGTCGATTGTGGGGGCGCCGCTTTCGGGGCTGATTCTGGATCATGTGCACTGGCTGGGGATCAGCAGCTGGCGCTGGCTGCTGGTGCTGGAGGGGATCCCGGCGGTGGTCTGCGGAGTGCTGACGTATTTCTTGCTGCCCAGCCGTCCGGCGGAAGCGAAATTCCTGACGGCGGAGGAAAAAGAGTGGCTGCTGGGGGAGCTGCAGCGGGAGGAAGAGCAGAAGAGGGGCGCGCACCCGGTATCGGCGCTGCAGGCGCTGACGCACGGGCGGGTGTGGCACCTGGCGGGGACATACTTCGCGCTGATGATCGGGCTGTACTCGATGGGCTTCTGGATGCCGCAGACGGTGAAGGCGCTCTCCGGGAGGTACTCCAACAGCGTGGTAGGTGTGCTGGTGATGGTGCCGTACCTCGTGGGCCTGCTGGGGATGCTGCTGGTGTCGTGGAGTTCGGACCGCCGCGGGGAACGGCGGTATCACACGGCGATTCCGGTGCTGGCAGGCGGGCTGGCCCTGATGCTGCTGGGGACGACCCGCTCGCCCTTCTTCTCGATGGCGCTGCTGGCCCTGGTGATTGTGGGGATTTACAGCTTTCTGGGGCCGTTCTGGTCCCTGCCCAGTGAGTTTCTGACGGGATTTTCCGCGGCGTCGGGCATTGCGTTCATTAATTCGGTGGGCAATCTGGGCGGGATTGCGGGGCCGTGGGCGATCGGGGCGATCAGCCAGACGCAGTGGGGCGTGACCGGAGGCTTTGCGGCGGTGGGGGTGTCCTTGTTCGCCGGAGCGGGGCTGGTCCTGCTCCTGCCGAAGGACACACCGGCGCCGGCCACGGGATAA
- the lptF gene encoding LPS export ABC transporter permease LptF has translation MRILDRYIVREIFRHALLGLIVFSFVFFIPQLVRLMELFVRHAGSSGQILTLLLCAFPGILVFTLPMAVLVGVLLGLGRMSADSELIALTALGIGRRRVLLPVAVLAAGGALLTLLMTLWASPLALRTFRSIETSLIASQVSFQVQPRVFDERFPRLVFYVNDVSPSGMQWRGVFLAEAGGESGSRLTLAEEAIVIAELQRGKLELHLRGGTTHEFSRKEPERYSVTAFGDSDWPLELTDLAPISQRPLSNAERSAGELLAVDGPAWRDARVELHRRLAFPAACLVFALIAVPFGARPRRGGRAAGFLLAVLLIASYYLLLVLGAGFARQGLVPPAVGIWAANAILAALGLILLPQMEQYRGDSPLLQRLEKIAVWFRLLRRRLRARAAERAANGARSSRDAAVLSGSSFPRLMDFYLLRRFFSFFLLLMGAFIFLFETFTFFELLDDIARHRVPFLVVLNYFRFLTPYLLYQLAPLGALIGVLVTLGVMSKNNEIVACKASGISLYRLALPLLLAGLALAGTMVLLDDIYLPYANQRQDALRNLIKGKPAQTFFRPHRQWIFGENSRIYNYDLFDPARSLFGDLTVLELDPATFQIRRRVFAARAHWAEAQKIWILESGWIRDFSGGTITRFDRFNVTSLPELTEPPSYFHREVRPAIQMSWSDLRAYIDDLHQAGFDVSALTVQWHKKIAYPLIAPISILLAIPFAFFVGTRGAVGGVALGVLIGILYWAVAALLEAMGGVGQLPPLLAGWSPDLIFLFLGLYFFLKMPT, from the coding sequence ATGCGCATCCTGGACCGCTACATCGTCCGCGAAATTTTCCGCCATGCGCTTCTCGGGCTAATCGTCTTTTCGTTCGTTTTCTTCATCCCCCAGCTCGTCCGGCTGATGGAACTCTTTGTGCGTCACGCCGGCTCCAGCGGGCAGATCCTCACCTTGCTGCTCTGCGCCTTCCCCGGCATCCTGGTCTTCACCCTGCCCATGGCCGTCCTGGTCGGCGTTCTGCTCGGCCTCGGGCGCATGTCCGCCGACAGCGAATTGATCGCCCTCACGGCCCTGGGCATCGGCCGCCGCCGCGTGCTCCTGCCCGTCGCCGTCCTGGCCGCCGGGGGCGCGCTGCTCACCCTGCTCATGACCCTGTGGGCCAGCCCCCTGGCGCTGCGCACCTTCCGCTCCATCGAGACGAGTCTCATCGCTTCCCAGGTTTCCTTCCAGGTGCAGCCCCGCGTCTTCGACGAGCGCTTCCCCCGCCTCGTCTTTTACGTCAACGACGTGTCCCCCAGCGGGATGCAGTGGCGCGGCGTCTTCCTGGCGGAGGCCGGCGGGGAGAGCGGTTCGCGGCTCACCTTGGCGGAAGAAGCGATTGTAATTGCCGAATTGCAGCGCGGCAAGCTCGAGCTCCACCTGCGCGGCGGCACCACACACGAATTCTCCCGCAAAGAGCCCGAGCGCTACTCCGTCACCGCCTTCGGCGACAGCGACTGGCCTCTCGAGCTCACCGACCTGGCCCCCATCTCCCAGCGCCCGCTCAGCAACGCCGAGCGCTCGGCCGGTGAACTTCTCGCCGTCGACGGCCCCGCCTGGCGCGACGCCCGTGTCGAACTGCATCGCCGCCTGGCTTTCCCCGCCGCCTGCCTGGTCTTCGCGCTCATCGCCGTGCCCTTCGGCGCGCGTCCTCGCCGGGGCGGCCGCGCCGCCGGCTTCCTGCTTGCTGTTCTGCTGATTGCCTCCTATTACCTGCTGCTGGTTCTCGGCGCGGGATTCGCCCGCCAGGGGCTGGTCCCGCCCGCCGTGGGCATCTGGGCCGCCAATGCCATCCTCGCCGCGTTGGGCCTCATCCTGCTCCCGCAGATGGAGCAGTACCGCGGCGATAGCCCCCTCCTGCAGCGCCTGGAAAAAATTGCCGTATGGTTTCGCCTACTGCGCCGCCGCCTGCGCGCCCGCGCCGCCGAGCGTGCCGCTAATGGCGCGCGCAGCAGCCGCGATGCCGCTGTGCTTTCCGGCTCCAGCTTTCCCCGCCTGATGGACTTCTACCTCCTGCGCCGCTTCTTTTCCTTTTTCCTGCTGCTGATGGGCGCCTTTATCTTCCTCTTCGAGACCTTCACCTTCTTCGAACTGCTCGACGACATCGCTCGCCACCGCGTCCCCTTCCTCGTGGTGCTCAACTATTTCCGCTTCCTGACCCCCTACCTGCTCTACCAACTGGCCCCGCTCGGCGCGCTCATCGGCGTCCTCGTCACCCTGGGCGTCATGTCCAAGAACAACGAGATCGTGGCTTGCAAAGCCAGCGGCATCAGCCTCTACCGTCTGGCCCTGCCACTGCTCCTCGCCGGTCTGGCCCTGGCAGGCACCATGGTCCTCCTCGACGATATTTATCTCCCCTATGCCAACCAGCGCCAGGACGCCCTGCGCAATCTTATCAAGGGCAAGCCCGCGCAGACCTTCTTCCGCCCCCACCGCCAGTGGATCTTCGGCGAGAACTCGCGCATTTACAATTATGACCTCTTCGACCCCGCGCGCAGCCTCTTCGGCGATTTAACCGTCCTGGAACTCGATCCCGCCACCTTCCAAATCCGCCGCCGCGTCTTCGCCGCGCGCGCCCACTGGGCGGAGGCCCAGAAGATCTGGATTCTGGAGTCCGGCTGGATCCGCGACTTCTCCGGCGGCACGATTACGCGCTTCGACCGCTTCAACGTCACTTCGCTCCCCGAGCTTACCGAGCCGCCCAGCTATTTCCACCGCGAGGTGCGCCCGGCCATCCAGATGAGCTGGAGCGATCTGCGCGCCTATATTGACGACCTGCACCAGGCCGGTTTTGACGTCTCCGCGCTCACCGTGCAGTGGCACAAGAAAATCGCCTATCCCCTGATTGCCCCCATCAGCATTCTCCTGGCGATTCCCTTCGCCTTTTTCGTGGGCACGCGCGGCGCCGTCGGCGGCGTGGCTCTGGGTGTGCTTATCGGCATCCTTTACTGGGCTGTGGCCGCCCTGCTCGAAGCTATGGGCGGCGTCGGCCAGCTTCCCCCGCTCCTCGCCGGCTGGTCGCCCGATCTCATTTTCCTCTTCCTCGGCCTCTACTTCTTTCTGAAGATGCCCACCTGA
- a CDS encoding glycoside hydrolase — MNRVHLVLLWHMHQPQYRDPDSGTYVLPWTRLHALKDYWGMVELLREFPGVHATFNVVPSLGMQLEEYASGTFDETWFTLAFRPAEELSGEDKREILARAFQVNHERLMARWPRLVELFEWAQAAGGAQALVSFSLRDWRDLQVLSQMAWMDEYWLEKDAVVSRLASKGKDYTEKDKAELRAKQLELLSRVLPAYREAAARGQVELTTTPFYHPILPLLCDSDIARVANPGTPLPRRAFRHPEDVREQLQRARAYHQRVFGTQPAGLWPSEGSVSDQTLRIAAEEGFRWFGTDEGVLGRTLNVGFFRDAAGLPANAERLYQPWRFQPGGKEIAGLFRDHHLSDLIGFVYSRLDGKDAAADLHGRLRHIGESVAAEHPLTVCLFLDGENAWEYYPGNGREFLREFYRRVQDDADIRPLTGSEAIEAGGELPTSRVIFPASWINANFDVWIGHNEDVSAWELLWDAREAYTRGAEARAKGMQSAPTETALAAAYESLLTAEGSDWCWWFGPEHSTANDAEFDALFRKHLTGVYLALGRTAPEELGKPIKRQPEHAVKLAPAGLLRVTVDGRDTSYFEWMGAGLYAPERRGGAMHGRTYYLHELRYGFSEDCLFVRIDPFPDAIEQMDDPEFRISIGAAEEIAIVVMLKRGRVKEFAVEKNRICLLNPRSVAAVAYDRILEVSVQKELLNLAGQTHLRLGAALWHGGLPVDVLPAEGTLEASLGEEDSSWPLEPAS, encoded by the coding sequence ATGAATCGGGTCCACCTGGTATTGCTGTGGCACATGCACCAGCCCCAGTATCGCGATCCGGACAGCGGAACCTACGTGCTGCCGTGGACGCGGCTGCACGCCCTGAAGGACTACTGGGGCATGGTGGAACTGCTGCGGGAGTTCCCGGGGGTGCATGCGACGTTTAACGTGGTGCCGTCGCTGGGCATGCAACTGGAGGAGTACGCCAGCGGGACATTCGACGAGACCTGGTTCACGCTGGCCTTCCGCCCCGCGGAGGAACTGAGCGGGGAAGACAAGCGGGAAATTCTGGCGCGGGCGTTTCAGGTGAATCACGAGCGGTTGATGGCGCGGTGGCCGCGGCTCGTGGAACTGTTTGAATGGGCGCAGGCGGCGGGGGGCGCGCAGGCGCTGGTCTCGTTTTCGCTGCGCGACTGGCGGGACCTGCAGGTGCTCTCGCAGATGGCCTGGATGGACGAGTACTGGTTGGAAAAAGATGCGGTGGTGAGCCGGCTGGCGTCGAAAGGCAAGGACTACACGGAGAAGGACAAGGCGGAGTTGCGCGCCAAGCAGCTGGAATTGCTGAGCCGGGTGCTGCCGGCGTACCGCGAGGCGGCGGCGCGCGGGCAGGTGGAGCTGACGACGACGCCGTTCTACCACCCGATCCTGCCGCTGCTGTGCGATTCAGACATTGCCCGGGTGGCCAATCCGGGCACGCCACTTCCGCGGCGGGCGTTTCGGCACCCGGAGGATGTGCGGGAACAGTTGCAGCGCGCGCGGGCGTATCACCAGCGCGTGTTCGGCACGCAACCGGCCGGGCTGTGGCCTTCGGAAGGCTCGGTCTCCGACCAGACGCTGCGGATCGCGGCGGAAGAGGGCTTCCGCTGGTTCGGCACGGACGAGGGCGTGCTGGGACGCACGCTGAACGTGGGCTTCTTCCGCGATGCCGCGGGGCTGCCCGCAAACGCGGAACGCCTGTACCAGCCGTGGCGCTTTCAGCCCGGCGGGAAGGAGATAGCCGGACTCTTCCGCGACCATCACCTCTCGGACCTGATCGGGTTCGTCTACAGCCGGCTGGACGGCAAGGACGCGGCGGCCGACCTGCATGGGCGGCTGCGGCATATCGGCGAGAGCGTGGCTGCGGAGCATCCGCTGACGGTCTGCCTGTTTCTCGACGGAGAAAATGCCTGGGAATACTATCCGGGCAACGGGCGGGAATTCCTGCGGGAGTTCTACCGCCGGGTGCAGGACGATGCGGATATCCGCCCGCTCACGGGCTCGGAAGCGATTGAGGCGGGCGGGGAGCTGCCGACGTCGCGGGTGATTTTCCCGGCTTCGTGGATCAACGCCAATTTCGACGTGTGGATCGGGCACAACGAGGACGTGTCGGCCTGGGAACTGTTGTGGGATGCGCGGGAAGCGTACACGCGCGGGGCGGAGGCGCGGGCCAAGGGAATGCAGAGTGCGCCGACGGAAACGGCGCTGGCCGCGGCCTACGAATCGCTGCTGACGGCGGAAGGCAGCGACTGGTGCTGGTGGTTCGGGCCGGAGCACAGCACGGCGAACGACGCGGAATTCGACGCGCTCTTCCGCAAGCACCTGACGGGGGTGTACCTGGCGCTGGGGCGCACGGCGCCGGAAGAGCTGGGGAAACCGATCAAGCGCCAGCCGGAACACGCGGTGAAGCTGGCGCCCGCGGGGCTGCTGCGGGTGACCGTGGACGGCCGGGACACTTCATACTTCGAGTGGATGGGCGCAGGGCTCTACGCCCCGGAGCGGCGCGGGGGGGCGATGCACGGGCGCACCTATTATCTGCACGAGCTGCGCTACGGCTTCAGCGAGGACTGCCTATTCGTGCGCATCGATCCCTTCCCGGACGCCATCGAGCAGATGGACGATCCGGAGTTCCGCATCAGCATCGGCGCGGCGGAAGAGATCGCGATCGTGGTGATGCTGAAGCGGGGGCGGGTGAAGGAATTTGCGGTGGAGAAAAACCGCATCTGCCTGCTGAACCCGCGCAGCGTGGCGGCGGTGGCCTACGACCGCATCCTCGAAGTATCGGTGCAGAAGGAACTGCTGAACCTGGCGGGGCAGACGCATCTGCGGCTGGGCGCGGCGTTATGGCACGGGGGCTTGCCGGTGGACGTGCTGCCGGCGGAAGGCACGCTGGAAGCCAGCCTGGGCGAGGAAGATTCCTCGTGGCCGCTGGAACCCGCCTCGTAG